The Streptomyces sp. Alt3 genome has a segment encoding these proteins:
- a CDS encoding PadR family transcriptional regulator has product MSRRSGILEFAVLGLLRESPMHGYELRKRLNTSLGIFRAFSYGTLYPCLKTLVANGWLIEEPGSVPALPPETGRGVAPASSLAGRRAKIVYRLTAEGKEHFEELLSHTGPDSWEDEHFAARFAFFGQTEREVRMRVLEGRRSRLEERLEKMRASLARTRERLDDYTLELQRHGMESVEREVRWLNELIESERSGRDQRRSSPEDSTQHDSSGETGGLPRHRDTSRPDPSDDTK; this is encoded by the coding sequence GTGAGCAGACGCTCAGGCATCCTCGAATTCGCCGTACTCGGCCTGCTCCGTGAGTCCCCCATGCACGGGTACGAGCTGCGCAAGCGCCTCAACACCTCGTTGGGCATCTTTCGCGCCTTCAGCTACGGCACCCTCTACCCCTGCCTCAAGACGCTGGTCGCGAACGGCTGGTTGATCGAGGAACCGGGAAGTGTTCCGGCTCTGCCACCCGAAACAGGCCGTGGGGTCGCTCCGGCGTCCTCGCTGGCCGGGCGTCGCGCCAAGATCGTCTACCGGTTGACGGCGGAAGGTAAGGAGCACTTCGAGGAGCTGCTCTCGCACACCGGTCCGGACTCCTGGGAGGACGAGCACTTCGCGGCTCGTTTCGCCTTCTTCGGGCAGACGGAGCGCGAGGTGCGGATGCGCGTCCTCGAAGGTCGCCGCAGCAGGCTGGAGGAACGCCTCGAGAAGATGCGTGCCTCTCTCGCCCGCACCCGGGAACGACTCGACGACTACACGCTTGAGCTGCAGCGACACGGCATGGAGTCCGTGGAGCGCGAAGTGCGCTGGCTGAACGAGCTCATCGAGAGCGAGCGGTCGGGACGGGATCAGCGACGATCCTCACCCGAAGACTCCACTCAGCACGACTCATCAGGAGAGACGGGCGGCCTGCCCCGG